One Euphorbia lathyris chromosome 1, ddEupLath1.1, whole genome shotgun sequence DNA segment encodes these proteins:
- the LOC136206304 gene encoding serine carboxypeptidase-like 45 yields MKAEKWITIICTVVLVFLIRESVSKGHDNHILSLPGQPESSFRQYGGYISVDKQKQRALFYYFVEAETDPSSKPLVLWLNGGPGCSSIGAGAFCEHGPFKPTPDLLLKNDYSWNKEANMLYLESPAGVGFSYSANHSFYTSVNDEITAQDNLSFLEAWFTQFPEYKDRDFFITGESYAGHYVPQLAHKIVQSKAKINLKGIALGNPLLEFNTDFNSRAEYLWSHGLISDATYDIFTTVCNFSQIRRQYAATGSLSLDCSRVNRQVSREISKFIDTYDITLDVCLSSIQSQSHKLNHLEYMGEINVCVEDETSTYLNRKDVQNALHARLHGVNQWTICSNVVRYNMQNLEIPMIPVLGDLISSGIRVLVYSGDQDSVLPLTGTRTLVDRLAKEHGLNITVPYRTWFQGKQVGGWTQVYGDMMLSYATIRGASHEAPFSQPERSLVLFAAFLGGKEMPQQI; encoded by the exons ATGAAAGCAGAGAAGTGGATTACAATAATCTGTACAGTAGTTTTAGTGTTTCTAATAAGAGAATCAGTTTCAAAGGGTCATGATAACCATATCCTTTCATTGCCTGGTCAACCGGAGAGCAGTTTCAGGCAATATGGAGGGTATATAAGTGTAGATAAACAGAAGCAGAGAGCTCTTTTCTACTACTTTGTTGAAGCAGAAACTGACCCATCTTCCAAGCCTCTTGTCCTCTGGTTAAATGGAG GACCTGGTTGTTCATCGATCGGAGCAGGAGCCTTCTGTGAACATGGACCTTTTAAACCAACTCCAGACCTACTTCTCAAGAATGATTATAGCTGGAATAAAG AAGCAAATATGCTGTACCTAGAATCACCTGCAGGAGTTGGCTTCTCCTACTCTGCTAATCACTCCTTTTACACTTCTGTTAATGATGAGATTACAG CACAAGATAATCTTTCATTCCTCGAAGCCTGGTTTACCCAATTCCCTGAGTATAAAGACAGAGATTTCTTCATCACTGGGGAGAGCTATGCAG GTCACTATGTCCCTCAGCTTGCACATAAAATTGTCCAATCCAAAGCAAAAATCAACCTCAAAGGAATAGCA CTAGGAAATCCTCTATTAGAATTCAATACAGACTTCAACTCAAGAGCAGAATATTTATGGTCTCATGGGTTAATATCAGATGCAACATATGATATTTTTACCACCGTTTGCAACTTTTCTCAAATCAGGAGACAATATGCAGCTACTGGCTCTCTTTCACTTGATTGTTCTAGAGTTAACCGCCAAGTCTCTAGAGAAATTAGTAAATTCATTGACACTTATGATATTACTCTTGATGTTTGCTTATCATCGATTCAATCACAATCCCACAAGTTAAATCATTTG GAATACATGGGTGAAATTAATGTCTGTGTTGAAGATGAAACAAGCACCTATTTAAACAGAAAAGATGTACAAAATGCTTTACATGCTCGGCTTCATGGTGTCAATCAATGGACTATATGCAGCAA TGTGGTGAGATACAATATGCAAAATCTGGAGATACCAATGATTCCTGTACTTGGAGACCTTATCAGTTCTGGTATTCGGGTTCTGGTTTACAG CGGGGACCAAGATTCAGTGCTGCCGCTGACAGGAACAAGGACACTTGTGGATAGATTGGCAAAGGAACACGGGCTTAACATAACTGTTCCATATAGGACATGGTTTCAGGGAAAGCAG GTTGGTGGATGGACACAAGTATATGGTGATATGATGTTATCTTATGCTACGATTAGAGGGGCGTCTCATGAAGCTCCATTTTCACAGCCAGAAAGGTCTCTTGTGCTTTTCGCTGCTTTTTTAGGAGGAAAGGAAATGCCTCAACAAATTTAA